A part of Puntigrus tetrazona isolate hp1 chromosome 21, ASM1883169v1, whole genome shotgun sequence genomic DNA contains:
- the si:dkey-183i3.6 gene encoding LAT2 domain-containing protein — translation MIEVQSQQGVVLAIISVLSLGCIYALCLCCGKKSSMQQEDNDLYDQDDFSQDSEYAESRKHKPALRPNQSKMPSTSRLSSTNRPNSETQWSYQNLPDVEKGILEPTYVDPIPNSLYANEDDTDTGTYENVFPTSEVRHDSDSCNYENWDNRYEDDEPDYVNDVRK, via the exons ATGATTGAAGTCCAAAGCCAGCAAGGAGTTGTCCTTGCCATTATTTCCGTGCTCTCCCTTGGTTGTATTTATGCTCTCTGTCTGTGCTGCGGAAAGAAATCAA gtaTGCAACAAGAGGACAACGACCTGTATGACCAAGATGAttt cagTCAGGACAGTGAATATGCTGAAAGCAGAAAACATAAACCAG CGCTAAGACCGAACCAATCAAAGATGCCTTCAACCTCAAG acTGTCATCGACAAACAGGCCGaata GCGAGACCCAGTGGAGTTATCAAAACCTCCCAGATG TAGAAAAGGGCATCTTGGAACCAACatatgt AGACCCAATTCCAAATTCACTTTATGCAAACGAGGATGACACag ACACAGGAACATACGAGAATGTTTTTCCAACATCAGAAGTGCGGCATGACTCAG atagcTGTAATTATGAAAACTGGGACAATAGATATGAGGATG ATGAACCAGACTACGTGAATGACGTCAGAAAGTGA